The window CGGCACCTCCGACCGGGGCAACAGCGCGGCCAGCCAGTTGCGCCCCGACGACGTCGACTGGGACCACCTGTTCGGCACCCTCGGCGTGCGTTGGCTGCATACCGGCGGCATCTACGCGGCCCTGTCGCAGACCACGCCGGACACGATCGAGGCGGCGATGACGGCCGCCCGCCGGCACGGCACGATCATCTCCTACGACCTGAACTACCGGCCCAGCCTGTGGCAGGCGGTCGGTGGACAGTCCCGGGCGCAGGAGGTCAACCGGCGGCTGGCCGGCTACGTCGACGTCATGATCGGCAACGAGGAGGACTTCACCGCGAGCCTCGGGTTCGCCGTGCCGGACACCGACGAGAGCCTCACCGAACTGGAGGTCGCCAACTTCCAGCGGATGATCACCGAGGTGACCGGGGCGTACCCGAACTTCAAGGTGGTGGCGACGACGCTGCGTACGGTGCGTTCCGCGACAGTGAACGACTGGGGCGCGGTCGCCTGGTCGGCACCGACCGGTTTCGTGTCCGCCACCCACCGGCCGGGCCTGGTGATCCTGGACCGGGTCGGCGGCGGTGACAGCTTCGCGTCCGGCCTGGTCTACGGCCTGTTGGAGCTGGGTGACCTGGCGGTCGCGGTGGAGTACGGTGCCGCGCACGGAGCGCTGGCGATGACCACCCCCGGGGACACCTCGACGGCCAGCCTCAAGGAGGTGGCGGCGCTCGCCGGTGGCGGCGGGGCGAGGGTGCGGCGCTGAGGGCCCCGCCGGCACCGGTGAGCCGTTAAGATTTCCACCGGTGGATGTTGCCCGGCGCCGTGACGGGGCGGCTTTCGCACGGAGCGAACAGGGCGGGATGGGCCTATCGCGGGCAGTGTTGCCGGCAGTAGTCTCTTGG is drawn from Micromonospora sp. Llam0 and contains these coding sequences:
- a CDS encoding sugar kinase, whose protein sequence is MVEQHPADRAPLRPRPAADCRYDLVSLGEVMLRLDPGEGRVRTARSFRAWEGGGEYNVARGLRRCFGLRTAVVTAFADNEVGRLLEDLVLQGGVDTAYVRWLPYDGIGRTVRNGLNFTERGFGVRGAVGTSDRGNSAASQLRPDDVDWDHLFGTLGVRWLHTGGIYAALSQTTPDTIEAAMTAARRHGTIISYDLNYRPSLWQAVGGQSRAQEVNRRLAGYVDVMIGNEEDFTASLGFAVPDTDESLTELEVANFQRMITEVTGAYPNFKVVATTLRTVRSATVNDWGAVAWSAPTGFVSATHRPGLVILDRVGGGDSFASGLVYGLLELGDLAVAVEYGAAHGALAMTTPGDTSTASLKEVAALAGGGGARVRR